A single Phytohabitans houttuyneae DNA region contains:
- a CDS encoding SDR family NAD(P)-dependent oxidoreductase: protein MTEQLRFDGRVAIVTGGGGGLGRSYARLLAARGAHVVVNDIDRKDGGGLTPAGAVAAEIAARGGSAVAHDGSIAEPSAGPAVVGTALEAFGRVDIVVNNAGIVRDRTFGKMSDEEVAEVLDVHLHGTIGLTRAAWGVMRERRYGRVVMTTSVAGLWGNLGQANYSAAKAGLVGLGRTLAIEGARFGIQVNLISPGAATSMTAAMLPEDLHARMSPERVAPMVAYLCHESCPLTGEILFAAAGRYARNLIIETAGYENDEATVEDIAAHLPDILDTTSWTVPAQAVQLPPR, encoded by the coding sequence TTGACGGAACAACTGCGCTTCGACGGCCGGGTGGCCATCGTCACCGGCGGGGGAGGCGGGCTGGGCCGCTCCTACGCGCGCCTGCTGGCCGCCCGCGGCGCGCACGTGGTCGTCAACGACATCGACCGCAAGGACGGCGGCGGGCTGACCCCGGCCGGGGCGGTCGCGGCCGAGATCGCCGCGCGGGGCGGCTCGGCGGTCGCGCACGACGGCTCCATCGCCGAGCCCTCGGCCGGGCCCGCCGTGGTGGGCACCGCGCTGGAGGCCTTCGGCCGGGTGGACATCGTGGTGAACAACGCCGGCATCGTGCGCGACCGCACGTTCGGGAAGATGTCCGACGAGGAGGTCGCCGAGGTCCTCGACGTACACCTGCACGGCACCATCGGGCTGACCCGCGCCGCCTGGGGCGTGATGCGCGAGCGGCGGTACGGGCGGGTCGTCATGACCACCTCCGTCGCCGGCCTGTGGGGCAACCTCGGCCAGGCCAACTACTCCGCCGCCAAGGCCGGGCTCGTTGGGCTCGGCCGGACCCTCGCCATCGAGGGCGCCCGCTTCGGCATCCAGGTCAACCTCATCTCGCCCGGCGCCGCCACGAGCATGACCGCCGCGATGCTCCCCGAAGACCTGCACGCGCGCATGTCGCCGGAGCGGGTGGCGCCGATGGTCGCGTACCTGTGCCACGAGTCGTGCCCGCTCACCGGCGAGATCCTCTTCGCGGCCGCGGGGCGCTACGCCCGAAACCTCATCATCGAGACGGCCGGCTACGAAAACGACGAAGCCACCGTCGAGGACATCGCCGCGCACCTTCCCGACATCCTCGACACGACGTCGTGGACGGTCCCCGCGCAGGCGGTGCAGCTTCCGCCCCGGTGA
- a CDS encoding class I adenylate-forming enzyme family protein, which produces MPTTTQSRRRIGPLAEWTAEGGDELLTDSVPRLLARQAEAFGARPALYWPDGDALSRMTYAELASAAESVARALAGRVAPGERVAVWSRNSVEWVVLEYGCALAGLVLTPFNTAWTDAEVAHATALTTPALVFAGTGPTGDSLVPRAAGVCGAGAVLDLAGLREWAATAPAGQLPVVSAEDAFLIQFTSGTTGRSKGAVLTHKAVLNAARERNRRDVIGPNDTWLNPVPYHHIGGSCFVILGGLVDAGAFVVVEKYVPAETMGLLDHGVVTRIGGVPTMIIDALNHLGDHAGAAGLRSVAVGGATMTQHLVERIRTTLGAPVINTYAQSECPAITSTDIHDDSATIAGTVGRPVAGVHMKVIDPATGETVPVGAVGEIVTSSPYVMRGYWGMAEQSAEVLTADGFLRTGDLASMDEYGNVTFQGRVRDVIIRGGENVYPAEVEELLAAHPGIAAAVLVGLDDERLGERVAGVVVRAPGSEVTGPELTEYLRDSVARFKIPELWRFVDALPMTASGKIRRFVVRDDTNEFATATRQPGE; this is translated from the coding sequence ATGCCAACGACAACGCAGTCACGGCGGCGGATCGGTCCGCTCGCGGAGTGGACCGCCGAGGGCGGTGACGAGCTGCTGACCGACTCGGTGCCGCGGCTTCTGGCCCGCCAGGCGGAGGCGTTCGGCGCCCGCCCGGCGCTGTACTGGCCCGACGGCGACGCGCTGTCCCGGATGACGTACGCCGAGCTTGCCTCCGCCGCCGAGAGCGTGGCGCGGGCGCTCGCCGGCCGCGTCGCACCGGGCGAGCGGGTCGCGGTCTGGTCGCGCAACAGCGTGGAGTGGGTGGTGCTGGAGTACGGCTGCGCGCTCGCCGGCCTCGTGCTCACCCCGTTCAACACCGCGTGGACCGACGCGGAGGTCGCGCACGCCACCGCGCTGACCACACCGGCGCTGGTCTTCGCCGGTACCGGCCCGACCGGTGACAGCCTCGTCCCGCGGGCGGCGGGCGTGTGCGGCGCCGGCGCGGTGCTGGACCTCGCCGGCCTGCGCGAGTGGGCGGCGACGGCACCGGCCGGCCAGCTGCCGGTGGTCAGCGCGGAGGACGCGTTCCTCATCCAGTTCACCTCCGGCACCACCGGCCGCTCCAAGGGCGCGGTGCTCACCCACAAGGCCGTGCTGAACGCCGCGCGCGAGCGCAACCGCCGCGACGTGATCGGGCCCAACGACACCTGGCTCAACCCCGTCCCGTACCACCACATCGGCGGGTCCTGCTTCGTCATCCTCGGCGGCCTCGTGGACGCCGGCGCGTTCGTGGTCGTCGAGAAGTACGTGCCGGCCGAGACGATGGGCCTGCTCGACCACGGCGTGGTCACCCGCATCGGCGGCGTACCCACGATGATCATCGACGCGCTCAACCACCTCGGCGACCACGCCGGCGCGGCCGGCCTGCGGTCGGTGGCGGTGGGCGGCGCCACGATGACGCAGCACCTGGTGGAGCGGATCCGGACCACGCTCGGCGCACCGGTCATCAACACCTACGCCCAGTCCGAGTGCCCGGCCATCACCTCGACCGACATCCACGACGACTCGGCGACGATCGCCGGCACCGTGGGGCGCCCGGTGGCCGGCGTGCACATGAAGGTGATCGACCCGGCGACCGGTGAGACGGTACCGGTCGGCGCCGTCGGCGAGATCGTGACCAGTTCGCCGTACGTCATGCGCGGGTACTGGGGCATGGCGGAGCAGTCCGCCGAGGTGCTCACCGCCGACGGCTTCCTGCGCACCGGCGACCTGGCCTCGATGGACGAGTACGGCAACGTGACGTTCCAGGGCCGCGTCCGGGACGTGATCATCCGGGGCGGCGAGAACGTGTACCCGGCGGAGGTCGAGGAGCTGCTCGCCGCCCACCCCGGCATCGCCGCGGCGGTCCTCGTCGGCCTCGACGACGAGCGGCTCGGCGAGCGGGTGGCCGGCGTGGTGGTCCGCGCGCCGGGCAGCGAGGTGACCGGGCCGGAGCTCACCGAGTACCTGCGGGACTCGGTCGCCCGGTTCAAGATTCCCGAGCTGTGGCGTTTCGTCGACGCGCTGCCCATGACGGCGTCCGGCAAGATCCGCCGCTTCGTGGTCCGCGACGACACCAACGAGTTCGCGACGGCGACCCGCCAGCCCGGCGAGTAG
- a CDS encoding MaoC/PaaZ C-terminal domain-containing protein: MPIDPTIALAAPPTVEQIAWDTADVLLYHLALGAGGDPVDPGELRYATESGSVVLPTFAVVAPTLRATRPPRVSYPGVEVDLRTILHGSQRIDVHAPIPRDGKATASTRVADLYDKGSAAVIVVDTEAKSADGTPLWTSSMRMFSRGEGGFGGDRGPSGPPDPPAREPDHTVFTPTLPQQALWYRLLGDRNPLHCDPEVAKAAGFPRPILHGLCSYGLVCRALVDEVLGGRAQDVRSFEARFTGVVFPGETLRTSVWRAGDRLLFATTVEERDGAPALAGGELVTAGGGPA; encoded by the coding sequence ATGCCGATCGACCCCACCATCGCCCTGGCGGCACCACCCACGGTCGAGCAGATCGCCTGGGACACCGCCGACGTGCTGCTCTACCACCTCGCGCTGGGTGCCGGAGGCGACCCGGTCGACCCGGGAGAGCTGCGCTACGCGACGGAGTCGGGCTCGGTCGTCCTGCCCACGTTCGCGGTCGTCGCGCCGACACTGCGCGCGACCCGGCCGCCCCGCGTGTCGTACCCCGGCGTCGAGGTCGACCTGCGCACGATCCTGCACGGCAGCCAGCGGATCGATGTGCACGCCCCGATCCCGCGGGACGGCAAGGCCACGGCGAGCACCCGCGTGGCCGACCTGTACGACAAGGGGTCCGCCGCGGTCATCGTGGTGGACACCGAGGCGAAGAGCGCCGACGGCACTCCACTGTGGACATCGAGCATGCGCATGTTCTCCCGCGGCGAGGGCGGGTTCGGCGGCGACCGCGGACCGTCCGGCCCACCCGACCCGCCGGCCCGCGAGCCGGACCACACGGTCTTCACGCCCACGCTGCCGCAGCAGGCGCTGTGGTACCGCCTCCTCGGCGACCGCAACCCGCTGCACTGCGACCCCGAGGTGGCGAAGGCGGCCGGCTTCCCGCGCCCGATCCTGCACGGGCTCTGCTCGTACGGCCTGGTGTGCCGCGCCCTCGTCGACGAGGTGCTCGGCGGCCGGGCGCAGGACGTCCGCAGCTTCGAGGCGCGGTTCACCGGAGTGGTCTTCCCCGGCGAGACGCTGCGCACGTCGGTGTGGCGCGCCGGCGACCGCCTGCTGTTCGCGACCACCGTCGAGGAGCGGGACGGCGCCCCGGCGCTGGCCGGCGGAGAGCTCGTCACGGCGGGAGGGGGTCCGGCATGA
- a CDS encoding enoyl-CoA hydratase/isomerase family protein: protein MSIVVERDAGLVRVTLDRPERRNALTVDGFVELGRVLTQIAATPTDRAVLITGAGGSFCSGADLSGGVPQESPLRLMGWIHDAARALHRLPQPCVAAVDGPAFGAGMSLALGCDLVVASTSATFCQVFVKRGLSPDFGSTWLLPRLVGLHTAKRLAMLGDTVTAEQARNLGLVAEVTAPEDLLRTATGTARRLADGPPLALALTKRLLNASFSTGFDDALDAEAAASAANTASEDVAEAFAAFAAKRPAVFRGR, encoded by the coding sequence ATGAGCATCGTCGTGGAGCGCGACGCCGGCCTCGTCCGGGTGACGCTCGACCGGCCCGAGCGGCGCAACGCCCTGACCGTCGACGGCTTCGTCGAGCTGGGACGGGTCCTCACGCAGATCGCCGCCACGCCGACCGACCGGGCCGTCCTGATCACCGGGGCGGGCGGCTCGTTCTGCTCCGGCGCCGACCTGTCCGGCGGCGTGCCGCAGGAGTCGCCGCTGCGCCTGATGGGCTGGATCCACGACGCCGCCCGCGCGCTGCACCGGCTGCCCCAGCCGTGCGTGGCCGCGGTCGACGGACCGGCGTTCGGCGCGGGGATGAGCCTTGCCCTCGGCTGCGACCTGGTCGTCGCGTCGACCTCGGCCACGTTCTGCCAGGTCTTCGTCAAGCGCGGCCTCTCACCGGACTTCGGCAGCACCTGGCTGCTTCCCCGGCTGGTCGGGCTGCACACCGCCAAGCGCCTGGCGATGCTCGGCGACACGGTGACCGCCGAGCAGGCCCGGAACCTCGGGCTCGTCGCCGAGGTGACCGCGCCCGAGGACCTGCTGCGGACCGCCACCGGGACCGCGCGGCGCCTCGCCGACGGGCCGCCGCTCGCGCTGGCCCTGACCAAGCGCCTGCTGAACGCCTCGTTCTCCACCGGCTTCGACGACGCCCTCGACGCCGAGGCCGCGGCGTCCGCGGCCAACACCGCCAGCGAGGACGTGGCGGAGGCCTTCGCGGCCTTCGCCGCCAAGCGACCGGCCGTCTTCCGTGGCCGCTGA
- a CDS encoding MBL fold metallo-hydrolase, whose protein sequence is MAADRPAPTPPPRAVPDDPERDWTAPGVYEVRPGLYRIPLPLPQDGLRAVNVYAVRDGDAIVLVDSGWAVPAAHDQLRRALRALDAGEDRISRILVTHVHRDHYNLAVRLRRGNPHIRVGLGRGEQPALRVAQGPVTEPWGVLADQLRREGAPGLAKELVTSVPVDHDPADWADPDVWIDAPRDIALRTATWRAYPTPGHTRGHVVFDDAARGVMFCGDHVLPHITPSIGFEPCPAVSPLRDYLHSLRLVRDLPDRMMLPAHGPTGPSVHARVDELVRHHDVRLRQSAEAVAAGAVTAYEVARLLRWTRRERHFDDLDVMSRCLAVTETAAHLDVLAGTGQLRATAHDGVRAFEAV, encoded by the coding sequence GTGGCCGCTGACCGGCCGGCGCCGACCCCGCCACCGCGCGCCGTCCCCGACGACCCCGAGCGGGACTGGACCGCACCCGGCGTCTACGAGGTACGGCCCGGGCTGTACCGCATCCCGCTGCCCCTGCCGCAGGACGGCCTGCGGGCGGTCAACGTCTACGCGGTACGGGACGGCGACGCGATCGTGCTCGTCGACTCCGGATGGGCGGTGCCGGCCGCGCACGACCAGCTCCGCCGCGCGCTGCGGGCACTGGACGCAGGCGAAGACCGGATCAGCCGGATCCTCGTCACCCACGTCCACCGCGACCACTACAACCTGGCGGTCCGGTTGCGCCGCGGCAACCCGCACATCCGGGTCGGTCTCGGCCGCGGCGAGCAGCCGGCGCTGCGCGTCGCGCAGGGCCCGGTGACCGAGCCCTGGGGCGTGCTCGCCGACCAGCTGCGCCGCGAAGGCGCCCCCGGGCTGGCCAAGGAGCTGGTGACGAGCGTGCCGGTCGACCACGACCCGGCCGACTGGGCCGACCCCGACGTGTGGATCGACGCGCCGCGGGACATCGCGCTGCGGACCGCCACCTGGCGGGCGTACCCGACACCCGGGCACACGCGCGGACACGTCGTGTTCGACGACGCCGCCCGCGGCGTGATGTTCTGCGGCGACCACGTCCTGCCGCACATCACGCCGTCCATCGGCTTCGAGCCGTGCCCGGCCGTATCCCCGCTGCGGGACTACCTCCACTCGCTGCGGCTGGTCCGCGACCTGCCCGACCGGATGATGCTGCCCGCGCACGGCCCGACCGGTCCCAGCGTGCACGCCCGCGTCGACGAGCTCGTGCGGCACCACGACGTGCGGCTGCGCCAGTCCGCCGAGGCGGTCGCCGCCGGTGCCGTCACCGCGTACGAGGTGGCGCGGCTCCTGCGGTGGACCCGCCGGGAACGCCACTTCGACGACCTCGACGTGATGAGCCGCTGCCTCGCGGTGACCGAGACGGCCGCGCACCTCGACGTCCTCGCCGGCACCGGCCAGCTGCGGGCAACCGCGCACGACGGCGTCCGGGCCTTCGAGGCGGTGTAG
- a CDS encoding CoA transferase subunit A, translating to MRDKVVSAAQAAALVADGDVVGLQAGPTQCAPMVLVRELIRAGRRDLELVCVSGGLPVDWLAAAGCLARCTFAAVTMEHFGLCQRFRRAVEAGAIAVEELSETALYARLGAAARNLPFLPTRGLIGTDLLNVGNDALAVIPDPFGGPPVVACRALPLDVALLHAHRADRSGNVAMEPGVRLPTTGTMPRAARRVVVSVERVVGTDELRKAPDRTILPGFAVDAVVEAPHGAHPTSLFPSYDYDAAFFASWVDAAAGEQSSGDFLDRYVRGPGSHEEYLRLVGAAR from the coding sequence ATGAGGGACAAGGTCGTGTCGGCCGCACAGGCCGCCGCGCTCGTCGCCGACGGCGACGTGGTGGGCCTGCAGGCCGGACCCACCCAGTGCGCGCCGATGGTGCTGGTGCGCGAGCTCATCCGCGCCGGCCGCCGCGACCTCGAGCTGGTCTGCGTCAGCGGCGGGCTGCCGGTGGACTGGCTCGCCGCGGCCGGCTGCCTGGCGCGGTGCACGTTCGCCGCCGTCACCATGGAGCACTTCGGGCTGTGCCAGCGGTTCCGGCGCGCGGTCGAGGCCGGCGCCATCGCGGTCGAGGAGCTGTCCGAGACCGCCCTGTACGCGCGGCTCGGCGCGGCCGCCCGTAACCTGCCCTTCCTGCCCACCCGCGGCCTGATCGGCACCGACCTGCTGAACGTGGGCAACGACGCGCTCGCGGTGATCCCGGACCCGTTCGGCGGGCCGCCCGTCGTGGCCTGCCGCGCGCTGCCGCTGGACGTGGCGCTGCTGCACGCGCACCGCGCCGACCGCTCCGGCAACGTCGCGATGGAGCCGGGTGTACGACTGCCGACGACCGGCACCATGCCCCGCGCCGCGCGGCGGGTGGTCGTCTCGGTGGAGCGGGTGGTCGGCACCGACGAGCTGCGGAAGGCGCCGGACCGCACGATCCTGCCCGGGTTCGCTGTCGACGCCGTCGTCGAGGCGCCCCACGGCGCGCATCCCACCTCGCTGTTCCCGTCGTACGACTACGACGCCGCCTTCTTCGCCTCGTGGGTCGACGCGGCCGCCGGCGAGCAGAGCAGCGGCGACTTCCTGGACCGGTACGTGCGCGGGCCGGGCAGCCACGAGGAGTACCTGCGCCTGGTCGGGGCGGCGCGATGA
- a CDS encoding CoA-transferase has protein sequence MTASTDYTVDELMVAVLAARFDNDDQVCNGISSFLPVCAIQLARMTHAPDLVWIAGASGVDPVDVELTASTFEAPLWRDSVMYLEHYAEFWDYAASDRFLLKFCAGAAQIDAYGNTNNSVIGRYDRPKVRLPGTAGIGDMGSLGKSLIFWVTDHSPRTLVERVDFRSGIGYLDGGGERARLGLRGGPALVVTNLAVFDFEPGSQRMRLVSVHDGVSVADVLAATGFRPVVPPRVPRTPPPTVEQVRLVRERIDPRDFRKRGFPTRRVGSER, from the coding sequence ATGACCGCGTCCACCGACTACACGGTCGACGAGCTGATGGTCGCGGTCCTCGCCGCCCGCTTCGACAACGACGACCAGGTGTGCAACGGGATCTCCTCGTTCCTGCCGGTCTGCGCCATCCAGCTGGCCCGCATGACACACGCGCCCGACCTGGTGTGGATCGCGGGAGCGTCCGGTGTGGACCCGGTCGACGTGGAGCTGACCGCGTCCACGTTCGAAGCGCCGCTGTGGCGCGACTCGGTCATGTACCTCGAGCACTACGCCGAGTTCTGGGACTACGCGGCCAGCGACCGCTTCCTGCTCAAGTTCTGCGCCGGCGCGGCACAGATCGACGCGTACGGCAACACCAACAACTCGGTCATCGGCCGCTACGACCGCCCGAAGGTACGGCTGCCCGGCACCGCGGGGATCGGCGACATGGGCTCGCTCGGCAAGAGCCTCATCTTCTGGGTCACCGACCACAGCCCGCGCACACTGGTGGAACGCGTCGACTTCCGCTCGGGGATCGGCTATCTGGACGGCGGCGGCGAACGCGCCCGGCTGGGCCTGCGCGGCGGCCCCGCGCTCGTCGTGACCAACCTGGCCGTCTTCGACTTCGAGCCGGGCTCGCAGCGCATGCGCCTGGTGTCCGTACACGACGGGGTGAGCGTGGCCGACGTGCTGGCCGCGACCGGTTTCCGGCCCGTCGTACCGCCGCGCGTGCCGCGCACCCCACCGCCCACAGTGGAGCAGGTGCGGCTGGTCCGCGAGCGGATCGACCCGCGAGACTTCCGCAAGCGCGGCTTCCCGACACGGAGGGTTGGCTCAGAGAGATGA
- a CDS encoding electron transfer flavoprotein subunit beta/FixA family protein, with product MNIVVLVKQVPDSSAERSLRAGDNTVDRGSASNVINEMDEYAIEEALRVQAAHGGEVTILTMGPQGASESIRKALSMGPDRAVHVLDEALHGSCAVATSKVLAAALGTLNPDLVLCGAEATDGRVQVMAHMLAERLGIAALTGARKLTVDGASLTIERQTEEGFEVVAASTPAVVSVWDTINEPRYPSFKGIMAAKKKPVQTLSVADLGIAASEVGFAGASSVVVQHSKRPPRSGGRKVADEGDGGVKLVEFLASEKFV from the coding sequence ATGAACATCGTGGTGCTCGTCAAGCAGGTGCCGGATTCGAGCGCGGAGCGTTCGTTGCGGGCTGGTGATAATACGGTCGACCGTGGGTCGGCGAGCAATGTCATCAATGAGATGGATGAGTATGCCATTGAGGAGGCGTTGCGGGTTCAGGCGGCGCATGGTGGTGAGGTCACGATCTTGACGATGGGACCGCAGGGTGCTTCGGAGTCGATTCGTAAGGCGTTGTCGATGGGTCCGGACCGGGCGGTGCATGTGCTGGACGAGGCGTTGCACGGCTCGTGCGCGGTAGCCACCTCCAAGGTGCTGGCGGCGGCGTTGGGCACTCTCAATCCCGACTTGGTGCTGTGCGGTGCGGAGGCGACCGATGGGCGGGTGCAGGTGATGGCGCACATGTTGGCTGAGCGGCTGGGGATCGCCGCGTTGACCGGTGCGCGGAAGCTGACCGTGGACGGTGCGTCGTTGACGATCGAGCGGCAGACCGAGGAAGGCTTCGAGGTGGTGGCCGCTTCGACGCCGGCGGTGGTGTCGGTGTGGGACACGATCAACGAGCCGCGGTATCCGTCGTTCAAGGGGATCATGGCGGCGAAGAAGAAGCCGGTGCAGACGCTGTCGGTGGCCGATCTGGGGATCGCCGCGTCTGAGGTGGGGTTTGCGGGTGCGTCGTCGGTGGTGGTGCAGCACAGTAAGCGGCCGCCGCGTTCGGGTGGGCGGAAGGTCGCTGATGAGGGCGATGGTGGCGTGAAGCTGGTCGAGTTCCTGGCCTCCGAGAAGTTTGTGTAA